A region of Paraburkholderia sp. BL23I1N1 DNA encodes the following proteins:
- a CDS encoding ArsC family reductase, whose product MARGTKTVVYGIPNCDTVKKARVWLEEHDVEFEFHDFKKHGVTEPLVQDWLKDVKLDALLNRRGTTWRGLSDDMKAAADTQSGAIALMIHKPSVIKRPVLVVNGKVKSLGFAADEYAALFA is encoded by the coding sequence ATGGCACGCGGCACCAAGACCGTTGTCTACGGCATCCCGAACTGCGACACCGTGAAGAAGGCCCGTGTGTGGCTCGAAGAGCATGACGTCGAGTTCGAATTCCACGACTTCAAGAAACACGGCGTGACCGAGCCGCTCGTGCAGGACTGGCTGAAGGATGTGAAGCTCGACGCGTTGCTGAACCGTCGGGGCACAACCTGGCGCGGCCTGTCCGACGACATGAAAGCGGCGGCGGACACGCAATCGGGCGCGATCGCCTTGATGATCCACAAGCCGTCGGTGATCAAGCGGCCGGTGCTGGTGGTCAATGGAAAGGTCAAGTCGCTCGGTTTTGCGGCGGACGAATACGCAGCACTGTTTGCCTGA
- the dapD gene encoding 2,3,4,5-tetrahydropyridine-2,6-dicarboxylate N-succinyltransferase, protein MSQQLQQIIDTAWENRADLSPKAAPAEVREAVAHAIEQLDKGALRVAEKKDGDWIVNQWLKKAVLLSFRLEDNVVQAAGGYSQFYDKVPSKFANYTAEDFAAGGFRVVPPAIARRGSFIAKNVVLMPSYTNIGAYVDEGSMVDTWATVGSCAQIGKNVHLSGGVGIGGVLEPLQANPVIIEDNCFIGARSEVVEGVIVEENSVISMGVYLGQSTKIYDRETGEVTYGRIPAGSVVVAGNLPSKDGSHSLYCAVIVKKVDAKTRAKVGLNELLRGD, encoded by the coding sequence ATGTCGCAACAACTTCAGCAGATCATTGATACCGCCTGGGAAAACCGCGCCGACCTGTCGCCGAAGGCCGCGCCGGCCGAGGTGCGCGAAGCCGTCGCCCACGCCATCGAGCAACTGGACAAGGGCGCGCTGCGCGTGGCCGAAAAGAAGGACGGCGACTGGATCGTCAATCAATGGCTGAAGAAAGCCGTGCTGCTGTCGTTCCGCCTGGAAGACAACGTGGTGCAAGCGGCTGGCGGCTACTCCCAGTTCTACGACAAGGTGCCGTCGAAGTTCGCCAACTACACCGCTGAAGACTTCGCCGCCGGCGGCTTCCGCGTGGTGCCGCCCGCCATCGCGCGCCGCGGCTCGTTCATCGCGAAGAACGTCGTGCTGATGCCGTCGTACACCAACATCGGCGCTTACGTGGACGAAGGCTCGATGGTCGACACGTGGGCGACCGTCGGTTCGTGCGCGCAGATCGGCAAGAACGTCCACCTGTCGGGTGGCGTGGGCATTGGTGGCGTGCTGGAGCCGCTGCAGGCCAACCCGGTCATCATCGAAGACAACTGCTTCATCGGCGCGCGTTCGGAAGTGGTGGAAGGCGTGATCGTCGAAGAAAACTCGGTGATCTCGATGGGCGTGTACCTGGGCCAGAGCACCAAGATTTACGACCGTGAAACCGGCGAAGTCACGTATGGCCGCATTCCGGCGGGCTCGGTGGTGGTGGCGGGCAACCTGCCGTCGAAAGACGGCTCGCATAGCCTTTACTGCGCCGTGATCGTCAAGAAGGTCGACGCCAAGACGCGTGCGAAGGTCGGCCTGAACGAGCTGCTGCGAGGCGACTGA
- the dapC gene encoding succinyldiaminopimelate transaminase — protein MNPLLDSLQPYPFEKLRALFKDVTPPAGLAHISFGIGEPKHPTPALIRDAVIASLGGLAAYPATIGTPALRESIAKWVTQRYNLPAIDPATQVLPVSGSREALFALAQTVVDPKLNADGEPAIVLCPNPFYQIYEGAAILAGAQPYFVNTDPARNFACDYSAVPADIWARTQLLYVCSPGNPTGAVLTLDDWRELFALSDRYGFVIASDECYSEIYFDEAHPPLGGLEAAHKLGRGFERLVMLSSLSKRSNVPGMRSGFVAGDAALLKDFLLYRTYHGAALSTVFQSASIAAWNDETHVRENRAKYVQKFSTVTPMLAGVLDVRLPDAAFYLWADVSRTGLSDTEFAQRLHADYNVTVLPGSFLARTAHGANPGRNFVRMALVADVDECTQGAQRIVDFCRALAG, from the coding sequence GTGAACCCGCTACTCGACTCCCTCCAGCCCTACCCGTTCGAAAAGCTACGTGCGCTTTTCAAGGACGTCACGCCGCCGGCCGGCCTTGCGCACATCAGCTTCGGCATTGGCGAACCGAAACATCCCACGCCTGCGCTGATCCGCGACGCGGTGATTGCCTCGCTCGGCGGCCTCGCCGCTTATCCGGCCACCATCGGAACGCCTGCCCTGCGCGAGTCGATCGCGAAATGGGTGACGCAGCGCTACAACTTGCCCGCGATCGATCCGGCCACCCAGGTGCTGCCGGTGTCGGGCTCGCGCGAGGCGCTTTTTGCGCTCGCACAAACGGTCGTCGACCCCAAGCTAAATGCTGACGGCGAGCCTGCGATCGTACTCTGTCCGAACCCGTTCTACCAAATCTATGAAGGCGCGGCGATTCTCGCCGGCGCGCAGCCGTACTTCGTCAATACCGACCCGGCGCGCAACTTCGCCTGCGACTATTCGGCGGTGCCGGCCGACATCTGGGCGCGCACGCAGCTGCTCTACGTGTGCTCGCCGGGCAACCCGACCGGCGCGGTGCTCACGCTCGACGACTGGCGCGAACTGTTCGCGCTGTCGGACCGTTACGGCTTCGTGATCGCCTCGGACGAGTGCTACTCGGAAATCTACTTCGACGAAGCCCATCCGCCGCTCGGCGGCCTGGAAGCGGCGCACAAGCTCGGCCGCGGCTTCGAGCGCCTCGTCATGCTGTCGAGCCTGTCCAAGCGCTCGAACGTGCCGGGCATGCGCTCGGGGTTCGTGGCCGGCGACGCGGCGCTCCTGAAAGACTTCCTGCTATACCGGACATACCACGGCGCGGCCTTGTCGACGGTGTTCCAGAGTGCCAGCATCGCGGCCTGGAATGACGAAACGCACGTGCGCGAGAACCGCGCGAAGTACGTGCAGAAGTTTTCCACCGTAACGCCGATGCTCGCCGGGGTGCTCGACGTCCGCCTGCCCGACGCCGCGTTCTACCTGTGGGCGGACGTCTCGCGCACGGGCCTGTCGGACACCGAGTTCGCCCAGCGCCTCCACGCCGACTATAATGTGACGGTTCTGCCGGGCTCGTTCCTCGCGCGCACTGCGCACGGTGCGAACCCCGGCCGCAATTTCGTGCGCATGGCGCTCGTCGCCGATGTCGACGAATGCACGCAAGGCGCACAACGGATCGTCGATTTTTGCCGCGCGCTCGCGGGCTGA
- a CDS encoding DMT family transporter yields MTNWLRNGWPTLAIMLGASVWGMIWYPLRMLNALGATGTAASALTSGAGCLFVLLVRYRALRTVRWHWLLPALALAAGITNLGFVWGSIHGEVMRVLLLFYLTPAWTALFAHFILHERLTWAGAGLAALSLAGAMTMLWSPQLGIPVPGNLAEWAGLAGGMGFAMSNVLILKTSRVLPEMKPEMRTATIFGGAAIFSAFASLFEAMPAPPTGAHLGTAALLVLGLGFLLASNNMLVQYGLSRVPANRASIIMLFEIVVTALSAWLFAGETPGPREWAGGLCIVLASALSSWVHRTRALPPDPANQDTGLDTGDSTDRKDAKNRSRAMV; encoded by the coding sequence ATGACCAACTGGCTTCGCAATGGTTGGCCCACCCTCGCAATCATGCTCGGTGCCTCGGTGTGGGGCATGATCTGGTATCCGCTGCGCATGCTGAATGCGCTCGGCGCAACGGGCACGGCGGCGAGCGCGCTCACGAGCGGCGCCGGTTGCCTGTTCGTTCTGCTGGTGCGCTACCGCGCGCTCAGGACCGTGCGCTGGCACTGGCTGCTGCCGGCCCTCGCGCTGGCCGCGGGCATTACCAATCTCGGCTTCGTGTGGGGTTCGATCCACGGCGAGGTGATGCGCGTCCTCCTGCTGTTCTATCTCACCCCCGCCTGGACCGCGCTCTTTGCGCACTTCATCCTGCACGAACGGCTGACCTGGGCCGGCGCCGGCCTTGCCGCGCTGTCTCTGGCCGGCGCGATGACCATGCTGTGGTCGCCGCAACTGGGCATCCCGGTGCCCGGCAACCTGGCCGAATGGGCCGGGCTTGCCGGCGGCATGGGCTTTGCGATGAGCAACGTGCTGATCCTCAAGACGAGCCGTGTGCTGCCTGAGATGAAACCGGAAATGCGCACTGCGACGATCTTCGGCGGCGCGGCGATTTTCAGCGCCTTTGCCTCGCTGTTCGAGGCGATGCCCGCACCGCCCACCGGCGCGCATCTCGGCACGGCCGCGCTACTGGTGCTCGGCCTCGGTTTTCTGCTCGCGTCGAACAATATGCTCGTGCAGTACGGCCTCTCGCGAGTGCCCGCCAATCGGGCCTCGATCATCATGCTGTTCGAGATCGTGGTCACGGCCTTGTCCGCGTGGCTCTTTGCCGGCGAAACACCCGGCCCGCGCGAATGGGCGGGCGGTCTGTGCATCGTGCTGGCGTCGGCGCTATCCAGCTGGGTGCACCGAACCAGGGCTTTGCCGCCTGATCCGGCCAATCAGGACACGGGTCTCGACACCGGCGACAGCACAGACCGTAAGGACGCTAAGAACCGCTCGCGCGCGATGGTATGA
- the smc gene encoding chromosome segregation protein SMC: MRLTSIKLAGFKSFVDPTHFQVPGQLVGVVGPNGCGKSNIIDAVRWVLGESRASELRGESMQDVIFNGSTARKPGSRASVELVFDNADGRAAGQWGQYAEIAVKRVLTRDGTSSYYINNLPARRRDIQDIFLGTGLGPRAYAIIGQGMIARLIEAKPEELRVFLEEAAGVSKYKERRRETENRLHDTRENLIRVEDIVRELSANLEKLEGQAIVATKYKDLQADGEEKQRLLWLLRKNEAGGEQERQQRAIEQAQIDLEAQTAKLREVEAQLETLRVAHYSASDAMQGAQGALYEANAEVSRLEAEIKFIVESRNRVQAQIAALTAQREQWQSQAQKAQGDLEDAEEQLAVAEEKAALAEDEAAAKHDAMPALEARWRDAQSELNAERGGIAQTEQAIKLEAAHQRNADQQLQQLQQRHERLKSEAGGLDAPDEAQLEDLRMQLAEHEEILHDAQARLADAQETLPRLDGERRAAQERVQSESAQIHQLDARLAALKQLQENVQTEGKIQPWLEKHELSGLPRLWKKLHVEAGWEAALEAVLRERLAALEVSNLDWVKAFATDAPPAKLAFYAPPPAGQPVAASPALRPLLSLVRIDDAGIRAVLNDWLGLAFVADDLQQALAMRAQLPEGGSFVVKAGHVVTRVGVQLYAADSEQAGMLARQQEIENLTRQVRAQALLADEAKAAAIRAEAAHTQAAQALTDVRQQSERATQRVHALQLDVLKLAQAHERYTQRSTQIREELEEITAQIEEQRALRGESEANFERHDAELAELQARFEDHQLAFEALDESLTAARAQSRDLDRAATDARFAARNMANRIDELKRSIQVSHEQSERVAASLEDARAELETINEQTAHTGLQDALDIRAVKEEALHAARLELDDLTAKLRAADETRLTAERALQPLRDRINELQLKEQAARLNGEQFIEQLAAAGVDEAQLQAKLTPDMKPSYLQGEVTRINNAITALGPVNMAALDELKAATERKTFLDSQSADLNNAIETLEDAIRKIDGETRTLLQGTFDEVNRHFGELFPRLFGGGQARLIMTGDEILDAGVQVMAQPPGKKNSTIHLLSGGEKALTATALVFAMFQLNPAPFCLLDEVDAPLDDANTERFANLVRAMSDKTQFLFISHNKIAMEMAQQLIGVTMQEQGVSRIVAVDMETAAGFAQNIV, encoded by the coding sequence GTGCGTCTGACCTCGATCAAACTCGCTGGCTTCAAGTCATTCGTCGATCCCACGCATTTCCAGGTCCCGGGCCAGCTTGTCGGCGTGGTCGGACCGAATGGGTGCGGCAAGTCCAATATCATCGACGCCGTGCGCTGGGTGCTCGGCGAATCGCGCGCTTCCGAACTGCGCGGCGAGTCGATGCAGGACGTGATCTTCAATGGCTCGACCGCGCGCAAGCCGGGTAGCCGCGCCAGCGTTGAACTCGTGTTCGACAACGCCGACGGCCGTGCCGCCGGACAGTGGGGGCAGTATGCCGAAATCGCCGTCAAGCGTGTGCTCACGCGCGACGGCACCTCGAGCTACTACATCAACAACCTGCCGGCGCGCCGCCGCGACATCCAGGACATCTTCCTCGGCACCGGCCTCGGGCCGCGTGCCTACGCGATCATCGGGCAAGGCATGATCGCGCGCCTGATCGAGGCGAAGCCGGAAGAGCTGCGCGTGTTCCTCGAAGAAGCCGCGGGCGTGTCGAAGTACAAGGAACGCCGCCGCGAGACCGAGAACCGCCTGCACGACACGCGCGAGAATCTGATCCGCGTCGAAGACATCGTCCGCGAACTCAGTGCGAATCTCGAGAAGCTCGAGGGGCAGGCGATCGTCGCGACCAAATACAAGGATTTGCAGGCCGACGGCGAAGAGAAGCAACGCCTGTTGTGGCTGTTGCGCAAGAACGAAGCCGGCGGCGAGCAGGAACGCCAGCAACGCGCGATCGAACAGGCGCAGATCGACCTGGAAGCGCAAACCGCGAAGCTGCGCGAAGTCGAGGCGCAACTCGAAACGCTGCGCGTCGCGCATTATTCCGCCAGCGACGCAATGCAGGGTGCGCAAGGTGCGTTGTACGAGGCGAATGCCGAAGTCAGCCGCCTCGAGGCCGAGATCAAGTTCATCGTCGAATCGCGCAACCGTGTGCAGGCGCAGATCGCCGCATTGACCGCGCAGCGTGAACAGTGGCAGTCGCAAGCCCAGAAAGCGCAAGGCGATCTCGAAGACGCTGAAGAACAACTGGCTGTCGCCGAAGAAAAAGCCGCGCTGGCCGAAGACGAAGCCGCCGCGAAGCACGATGCGATGCCGGCGCTCGAAGCGCGCTGGCGCGATGCGCAAAGTGAACTCAATGCCGAGCGCGGCGGTATCGCGCAGACCGAACAGGCAATCAAGCTCGAAGCCGCGCACCAGCGCAATGCGGATCAGCAATTGCAGCAACTGCAGCAGCGTCACGAGCGGCTGAAGTCGGAAGCGGGCGGTCTCGACGCACCCGACGAAGCGCAACTCGAAGATCTGCGCATGCAGCTCGCCGAGCACGAAGAAATCCTGCATGACGCGCAGGCCCGTCTCGCCGACGCGCAGGAAACGCTGCCGCGCCTCGACGGCGAACGGCGCGCTGCCCAGGAGCGCGTGCAGTCGGAGAGCGCACAGATTCATCAGCTCGACGCACGCCTTGCCGCGCTCAAGCAATTGCAGGAAAACGTCCAGACCGAAGGCAAGATCCAGCCGTGGCTTGAAAAGCACGAGCTGAGCGGCTTGCCGCGTCTGTGGAAGAAGCTGCACGTCGAAGCCGGCTGGGAAGCCGCGCTTGAGGCGGTGCTGCGCGAGCGGCTCGCCGCGCTGGAAGTGTCGAACCTCGACTGGGTCAAGGCATTCGCGACCGACGCGCCGCCCGCCAAGCTCGCGTTCTACGCGCCGCCGCCGGCCGGTCAGCCGGTCGCTGCATCGCCGGCTTTGCGTCCGTTGCTGTCGCTGGTTCGTATCGACGACGCAGGCATTCGCGCCGTGCTGAACGACTGGCTCGGCCTCGCCTTTGTCGCTGACGATCTGCAGCAGGCACTCGCCATGCGCGCGCAATTGCCGGAAGGCGGCTCGTTCGTTGTGAAGGCCGGCCACGTGGTGACGCGGGTCGGCGTCCAGTTGTATGCCGCCGACTCCGAACAGGCCGGCATGCTGGCCCGTCAGCAGGAAATCGAAAACCTGACGCGTCAGGTGCGTGCGCAAGCCTTGCTTGCCGATGAGGCGAAGGCCGCCGCGATCCGCGCCGAAGCCGCGCACACGCAAGCCGCGCAAGCGTTGACCGATGTGCGTCAACAGTCGGAGCGCGCGACGCAACGCGTGCACGCCTTGCAGTTGGACGTGCTCAAGCTCGCTCAGGCGCATGAGCGCTACACGCAGCGCAGCACGCAGATCCGCGAAGAGCTCGAGGAAATCACCGCGCAGATCGAAGAGCAGCGCGCTTTGCGCGGCGAATCGGAAGCGAACTTCGAGCGTCACGACGCCGAACTCGCCGAATTGCAGGCGCGTTTCGAAGATCACCAACTGGCCTTCGAAGCACTCGACGAATCGCTCACCGCCGCGCGCGCGCAATCGCGCGATCTCGATCGCGCCGCCACCGACGCGCGCTTCGCCGCGCGCAACATGGCGAACCGTATCGACGAATTGAAGCGCAGCATCCAGGTTTCGCACGAGCAGAGCGAGCGCGTCGCCGCGTCGCTGGAAGATGCGCGCGCCGAGCTGGAAACGATCAATGAGCAAACCGCGCATACCGGCTTGCAGGACGCGCTCGATATCCGCGCGGTCAAGGAAGAAGCGCTGCACGCCGCGCGTCTCGAACTGGACGACCTGACCGCCAAGCTGCGTGCCGCCGACGAAACCCGTTTGACCGCCGAACGTGCGCTGCAGCCGCTGCGCGACCGCATCAACGAATTGCAGCTGAAGGAACAGGCCGCGCGCCTGAACGGCGAGCAGTTCATCGAGCAACTGGCCGCGGCCGGCGTCGATGAAGCGCAATTGCAGGCCAAGCTCACGCCGGACATGAAGCCGTCCTACCTGCAAGGCGAAGTCACGCGGATCAACAACGCGATCACGGCGCTCGGCCCGGTCAACATGGCCGCGCTCGACGAACTGAAAGCGGCGACCGAACGCAAAACGTTCCTCGATTCGCAATCGGCCGACCTGAACAATGCGATCGAAACGCTGGAAGACGCGATCCGCAAGATCGACGGCGAAACGCGTACGTTGCTGCAAGGCACCTTCGACGAAGTGAACCGTCATTTCGGCGAACTGTTCCCGCGTCTCTTTGGCGGTGGCCAGGCCAGGCTGATCATGACCGGCGACGAGATTCTCGATGCCGGTGTGCAGGTGATGGCGCAACCGCCGGGCAAGAAGAATTCGACGATTCACCTGCTGTCGGGCGGCGAGAAGGCACTGACCGCCACTGCGCTGGTGTTCGCGATGTTCCAGTTGAATCCCGCACCGTTCTGTCTGCTCGACGAAGTGGACGCGCCGCTCGACGACGCCAACACGGAGCGCTTCGCGAACCTCGTGCGCGCGATGTCGGACAAAACGCAGTTCCTGTTCATTTCGCACAACAAGATCGCGATGGAAATGGCGCAGCAACTGATCGGCGTGACCATGCAGGAGCAGGGTGTATCGCGGATCGTCGCGGTCGACATGGAAACCGCGGCTGGTTTCGCCCAGAATATCGTTTAA
- a CDS encoding cell division protein ZipA C-terminal FtsZ-binding domain-containing protein: MDELTLGLIGAGAVVVGGVVVYNAWQGAKVRRKMPRPMPADTAESFARDDQEEQSPFIEPARPTTRREPVVGSDAAAESAAARVEPTFGASAAPLDTPADIQAEMTTPNGYPEAEDSAEAEGGQAAKAGEPVEPILPAATTISSAPPAIVDRRIDCIVPIRLNGPVAGDKVIPLAQRLRRAGSKPVHIEGKLEGGAWELLQNGARYEELRAAAQLANRSGALNELEFSEFVTGVQQFADALDASPEFPDMLETVAMARELDGFAAQCDAQLSINVLSDGAPWSANYVQAVASQDGLLLSRDGTRFVKLDAKQSPVFMLQFGDTNFLRDDLTYKGGQMITLVLDVPVADEDILPFRLMCDYAKSLAERIGGRVVDDGRRPLPETALLAIEKQLMTLYAKLEQAGIPAGSPATRRLFSQ, translated from the coding sequence ATGGACGAGTTGACACTCGGTTTGATCGGCGCGGGCGCCGTGGTGGTCGGGGGCGTGGTCGTGTACAACGCATGGCAGGGCGCGAAAGTGCGCCGCAAGATGCCGCGCCCGATGCCGGCCGATACCGCCGAAAGTTTCGCGCGCGACGATCAGGAAGAACAGAGTCCGTTTATCGAGCCGGCCCGGCCGACCACGCGGCGCGAGCCGGTAGTGGGTTCGGACGCGGCGGCGGAATCCGCGGCGGCGCGTGTCGAGCCGACTTTTGGCGCAAGCGCCGCGCCGCTCGATACACCGGCCGATATTCAGGCCGAGATGACTACGCCGAACGGCTATCCGGAAGCGGAAGACAGTGCTGAAGCCGAAGGCGGTCAGGCCGCGAAGGCCGGCGAACCGGTCGAGCCGATCCTGCCCGCTGCCACGACGATTTCGTCGGCGCCGCCGGCTATCGTCGATCGCCGCATCGACTGCATCGTGCCGATTCGGTTGAACGGCCCGGTGGCCGGCGACAAGGTGATTCCGCTTGCGCAGCGTCTGCGCCGCGCCGGCAGCAAGCCCGTGCATATCGAAGGCAAGCTCGAAGGCGGCGCGTGGGAATTGCTGCAAAACGGCGCGCGCTATGAAGAGCTGCGCGCGGCAGCGCAGTTGGCCAATCGCAGCGGAGCGCTCAACGAACTGGAGTTCTCGGAGTTCGTGACCGGCGTGCAGCAGTTTGCCGATGCGCTCGACGCGTCGCCGGAATTTCCCGACATGCTCGAAACGGTTGCCATGGCGCGCGAGCTCGACGGCTTCGCGGCGCAGTGCGATGCGCAACTGTCGATCAACGTACTCTCCGACGGCGCGCCGTGGTCGGCCAACTATGTCCAGGCCGTCGCGTCGCAGGACGGTTTGCTGCTCTCGCGCGACGGCACGCGCTTCGTCAAGCTCGACGCGAAGCAGAGCCCGGTGTTCATGCTGCAATTCGGCGACACCAATTTCCTGCGCGACGACCTGACCTACAAGGGCGGCCAGATGATCACGCTGGTGCTCGACGTGCCAGTCGCGGACGAAGACATCCTGCCGTTCCGCCTGATGTGCGACTACGCGAAATCGTTGGCTGAACGTATTGGCGGACGGGTGGTCGACGATGGGCGCCGCCCGCTGCCGGAAACGGCGCTGCTGGCCATCGAAAAGCAGCTGATGACGCTCTACGCGAAGCTCGAACAGGCGGGTATTCCGGCGGGTTCGCCGGCCACCCGGCGTTTGTTCAGCCAGTAA
- the ligA gene encoding NAD-dependent DNA ligase LigA → MARTPASHPATSAPAERAAWLRAELERANYAYYVLDQPDLPDAEYDKLFKELEGIETEHPDLIAPDSPTQRVGGEASSGFEPVVHDQPMLSLNNGFEDEDIVAFDKRVGDALGKNASEPPVPVEYAAELKFDGLAISLRYVDGMFVQASTRGDGTTGENVTENVRTIRSIPLKLKGKRIPRVLDVRGEVLMFKRDFERLNERQRAAEQKEFANPRNAAAGSLRQLDSKITAQRPLSFFAYGIGVLEGGEMPARHSELLDWYKELGLPVNGEREVVQGAEGLLGFFHAVGEKRDTLPYDIDGVVYKVNRRDEQDALGFVSRAPRFALAHKFPAQEALTKLVAIDVQVGRTGAITPVARLEPVFVGGATVTNATLHNEDEVRRKDIRIGDTVIVRRAGDVIPEVVSALLDRRPDDAREFVMPTHCPVCGSSIERLPDEAIARCTGGLFCPAQRKQALWHFAQRRALDIDGLGEKIIDQLVEQNLVRTPADLFNVGFATLAELDRFAEKSAQNLLDSLEKAKHTTLARFIYALGIRHVGESTAKDLAKHFGSLNPIMDASVEELLEVNDVGPVVAESIHQFFAEEHNRTVIEQLRAPGKVTWPEGPPAPKAPQGVLAGKTVVLTGTLPTLAREEAKEMLEAAGAKVAGSVSKKTDYVVAGAEAGSKLAKAEELGIPVLDEDGMRKLLEGHL, encoded by the coding sequence ATGGCCCGAACCCCCGCCTCACACCCTGCAACCAGCGCTCCGGCAGAGCGGGCCGCGTGGCTGCGCGCGGAACTCGAACGCGCCAACTATGCGTACTACGTGCTCGACCAGCCGGACCTGCCGGATGCGGAATACGACAAGCTTTTCAAGGAACTGGAGGGGATCGAGACGGAGCATCCGGACCTGATCGCGCCGGATTCGCCGACCCAGCGCGTGGGCGGCGAGGCATCAAGCGGCTTCGAGCCGGTCGTGCACGATCAACCCATGCTTTCGCTGAACAATGGCTTCGAAGACGAAGACATCGTCGCGTTCGACAAACGCGTCGGCGACGCGCTCGGCAAGAACGCGAGCGAACCGCCAGTGCCGGTGGAGTACGCGGCCGAGCTGAAATTCGACGGGCTGGCCATCTCGCTGCGTTATGTCGACGGCATGTTCGTCCAGGCGTCCACGCGCGGCGACGGCACCACCGGCGAGAATGTCACGGAGAACGTTCGCACGATCCGTTCCATTCCGCTCAAGCTCAAAGGCAAGCGCATCCCACGCGTACTCGACGTGCGCGGTGAAGTGCTCATGTTCAAGCGCGATTTTGAACGACTGAACGAGCGCCAGCGGGCCGCTGAGCAGAAGGAGTTCGCCAATCCGCGTAATGCTGCCGCAGGCAGCTTGCGGCAGCTCGATTCGAAGATCACCGCGCAGCGGCCGCTGTCGTTCTTCGCATATGGAATCGGTGTGCTCGAAGGCGGCGAGATGCCGGCCAGGCATAGCGAACTGCTTGATTGGTACAAGGAACTCGGCTTGCCGGTGAATGGCGAGCGGGAGGTGGTGCAGGGCGCCGAAGGCTTGCTGGGGTTTTTCCACGCGGTCGGCGAGAAGCGCGACACGCTGCCTTACGATATCGACGGTGTCGTCTACAAGGTCAACCGGCGCGATGAGCAGGACGCGCTCGGCTTTGTCTCGCGCGCGCCGCGTTTTGCATTGGCGCACAAATTCCCCGCGCAGGAAGCGCTGACCAAACTCGTCGCGATCGACGTGCAGGTCGGCCGCACCGGCGCGATCACGCCGGTTGCGCGGCTGGAACCGGTGTTCGTCGGCGGTGCGACGGTGACGAACGCCACGTTGCACAATGAAGACGAAGTGCGCCGCAAAGATATCCGCATCGGCGACACGGTGATCGTGCGCCGCGCCGGCGACGTGATTCCCGAAGTGGTGAGCGCGCTGCTCGACCGCCGCCCGGACGACGCCCGCGAGTTCGTCATGCCCACGCATTGCCCGGTGTGCGGCTCGAGCATCGAACGGCTGCCGGACGAGGCGATTGCACGCTGCACGGGTGGCCTGTTCTGCCCGGCGCAGCGCAAGCAGGCGCTGTGGCACTTCGCGCAGCGGCGGGCGCTGGATATCGACGGGCTTGGCGAAAAGATCATCGATCAACTCGTCGAGCAGAATCTGGTGCGCACGCCGGCCGATCTGTTCAACGTTGGCTTTGCGACACTGGCGGAACTCGACCGCTTCGCCGAGAAGTCCGCGCAGAATCTGCTCGACTCGCTCGAAAAAGCCAAGCACACCACGCTCGCGCGCTTCATTTACGCGCTTGGGATCCGGCATGTGGGCGAATCGACGGCGAAAGATCTGGCCAAACATTTCGGCTCGCTGAATCCGATCATGGATGCCTCGGTCGAAGAATTGCTTGAGGTGAACGACGTGGGTCCTGTGGTGGCCGAGTCGATTCATCAGTTTTTCGCCGAAGAGCACAATCGGACGGTGATCGAGCAACTCCGTGCGCCGGGCAAGGTCACATGGCCGGAAGGACCGCCCGCGCCCAAGGCGCCGCAAGGCGTGCTGGCCGGCAAGACGGTCGTATTGACCGGCACCTTGCCGACACTCGCCCGCGAAGAGGCGAAAGAAATGCTCGAAGCGGCCGGTGCGAAAGTGGCCGGCTCGGTGTCGAAGAAAACAGATTACGTGGTGGCGGGGGCCGAAGCGGGAAGCAAGCTGGCGAAAGCCGAGGAACTCGGCATCCCGGTACTCGACGAAGATGGTATGCGTAAGCTCCTGGAGGGGCATCTATGA
- the def gene encoding peptide deformylase, whose translation MIREILKMGDPRLLRIADPVDHFDTPELHELVKDMFETMHDADGAGLAAPQIGVNLQVVIFGFGHNERYPDAPPVPETVLINPTISPVSLDMEEGWEGCLSVPGLRGAVSRFSMIKYHGFDQYGKPIDRVAEGFHARVVQHECDHLIGKLYPMRINDFAKFGFTEVLFPDLDPNSDD comes from the coding sequence ATGATCCGCGAAATTCTCAAGATGGGCGATCCGCGCCTTTTGCGCATTGCCGATCCGGTCGATCACTTCGACACGCCCGAACTGCATGAACTCGTCAAAGACATGTTCGAAACCATGCACGACGCGGATGGCGCGGGGCTCGCTGCGCCGCAGATCGGCGTCAATCTGCAGGTGGTGATCTTCGGTTTCGGGCACAACGAGCGCTATCCGGATGCGCCGCCGGTGCCGGAAACGGTGCTGATCAACCCGACCATCTCGCCGGTGTCGCTGGATATGGAAGAGGGTTGGGAAGGCTGCCTGTCCGTGCCGGGCTTGCGAGGCGCGGTGAGCCGGTTTTCGATGATCAAGTATCACGGCTTCGATCAATACGGCAAACCGATCGACCGCGTCGCCGAGGGATTCCACGCGCGCGTGGTGCAACATGAGTGCGACCATCTGATCGGCAAGCTGTACCCGATGCGGATCAACGATTTCGCGAAGTTCGGCTTCACGGAAGTCCTGTTTCCGGATCTGGACCCGAATAGCGACGATTGA